A genome region from Bradyrhizobium sp. WSM1417 includes the following:
- a CDS encoding triacylglycerol lipase, whose amino-acid sequence MTTPLTFDDWLASMPEIEGVRPVDRLTDVMRIQSYRPTYRRQRPPIDPTDRLPEQQIISLVREGGILRWRLGAAIPIMSGRAGSRGALPTGQIVKQYAFETLETSQVYDALLKLDRTLTPDASYATKTSTGLSRLVHGQLQPLTLADLSDVANKRVLVLIHGTFSGSAALIKNGLARIPEGQQLLARAEARYDLVLAYDHPTLSVSPVMNAFDLAALLRPAPKELDIVCHSRGGLVARWLCEGFCDVALKRRVIFVGSPLGGTSLAAAPRLRSTLDLLTNVADILRAGADLAAANPFFLAASGLLRVFSTVTNLASKTPVFDAALALVPGLDAQSRTGNNEEIRRLRMNTGSGEFGAQPIQYFAIKSNFEPTEIGWNFLRIFSKPMQRLGDLGADIIFEAENDLVVDTSSMSEVADLRQVKIIHDFGTNPNVHHTNYFIQKETAAAIARTFTI is encoded by the coding sequence ATGACCACGCCCCTTACTTTCGACGACTGGCTCGCCTCGATGCCGGAAATCGAAGGCGTCCGGCCGGTCGATCGGCTTACAGACGTCATGCGGATCCAATCCTACCGGCCGACCTATCGGCGCCAGCGCCCACCGATCGATCCGACGGATCGGCTTCCAGAGCAGCAGATCATCTCGCTTGTGCGCGAGGGCGGGATTCTCAGATGGCGCCTCGGCGCCGCCATTCCAATAATGTCCGGTCGCGCCGGATCGCGTGGGGCGCTCCCGACGGGACAAATCGTCAAACAATACGCCTTTGAGACACTCGAAACGTCGCAGGTCTATGATGCACTCCTCAAGCTCGATAGGACGCTGACACCGGATGCGTCTTACGCGACCAAGACATCGACAGGCCTCAGCCGGCTCGTTCATGGTCAACTCCAGCCGTTGACGCTGGCCGACCTTTCCGATGTGGCAAACAAACGCGTATTGGTGTTGATCCACGGTACGTTCAGCGGATCCGCAGCTCTCATCAAGAACGGATTGGCACGGATTCCTGAGGGCCAACAGCTGCTGGCGAGAGCGGAGGCTAGATATGATCTCGTGCTCGCCTATGACCATCCGACACTCAGCGTGAGCCCGGTGATGAATGCATTCGATCTGGCCGCGTTACTGCGACCGGCGCCGAAGGAACTCGACATCGTCTGCCATAGCCGCGGCGGACTCGTGGCCCGGTGGCTTTGTGAGGGATTCTGCGACGTCGCACTGAAGCGCAGGGTGATCTTCGTCGGCTCTCCGCTGGGCGGCACCAGCCTTGCGGCTGCTCCGCGCCTGCGCAGCACACTCGACCTCCTGACGAACGTTGCGGACATCCTGCGGGCCGGCGCGGATCTCGCCGCCGCTAACCCCTTCTTTCTTGCCGCGAGCGGACTTCTGCGGGTGTTCAGCACCGTCACCAACCTGGCCTCCAAGACACCGGTATTCGACGCCGCCCTGGCTCTCGTTCCCGGGCTAGATGCGCAGTCACGCACCGGCAACAATGAGGAGATCCGCCGGCTGCGCATGAATACCGGTAGCGGCGAGTTTGGCGCTCAGCCCATTCAGTACTTCGCGATCAAGTCGAATTTCGAGCCGACGGAGATCGGTTGGAATTTCCTGCGGATATTCTCCAAGCCGATGCAGCGCCTTGGTGACCTCGGTGCCGATATCATCTTTGAGGCCGAAAACGATCTCGTCGTCGACACTTCATCGATGTCAGAGGTCGCGGATTTGCGCCAAGTAAAGATCATCCATGATTTCGGCACGAATCCGAACGTGCACCACACGAACTATTTCATTCAAAAGGAAACGGCCGCGGCTATCGCACGGACGTTCACGATCTGA
- a CDS encoding ROK family transcriptional regulator produces the protein MEMPEQPRSRRQTRAAILTHLLQSGGTFRPPLAKAVRLSEASLSRILFDLKTEGLIEEVRRPAPYVGGPTGLVSLDKAVALAAFELTTQRLSVGVGGLSGELHDIGHVPLPKTPTVATVGRAFREALTLLRDWTRRRRIPLAQIGVSIPGLGRLGASGNPIIPCDLGRISEMFGETFGGVPVEFTNSVVAHAIFHRCRTENYPFSGAHLFVFVGQGVAGTWMDDPIEDDALQPVELGHMVFEADGPICRCGHHGCVEAYTSLPALAELLGVAEAELLELGSEWVTAMPLSSRVRQELRRRLFRLGLAIGNTLNVKPCKGVAISGWPSLLAEDDRNALVEGIDACLLGGRKHAQVSLAFVPPSNGNDPRAALAFAAFCLACRGGMPAASSEAA, from the coding sequence ATGGAAATGCCGGAGCAGCCGAGAAGTCGGCGGCAGACGCGTGCTGCCATTTTGACTCATCTGCTTCAGTCGGGCGGGACGTTTCGGCCGCCGCTGGCCAAGGCCGTGCGCCTGTCGGAAGCGAGCCTGTCGCGCATCCTGTTCGATCTGAAGACCGAAGGCCTGATCGAGGAAGTGCGGCGCCCTGCCCCTTACGTCGGTGGCCCGACGGGCCTCGTGTCGCTCGACAAGGCGGTGGCGCTCGCGGCGTTTGAGCTGACCACCCAGCGGCTCAGCGTCGGCGTCGGGGGCCTGTCGGGCGAACTGCACGACATCGGGCATGTGCCGCTGCCGAAGACGCCGACCGTCGCAACCGTCGGCCGGGCGTTTCGCGAGGCGCTGACATTGTTGCGCGACTGGACGCGGCGCCGACGCATCCCCCTCGCGCAGATCGGCGTCTCCATTCCGGGCCTCGGCCGGCTGGGCGCGTCAGGCAATCCGATCATTCCCTGCGACCTCGGGCGGATCAGCGAGATGTTCGGCGAGACGTTTGGCGGCGTGCCGGTCGAGTTCACCAATTCGGTCGTCGCGCACGCCATTTTTCACCGTTGCCGCACGGAGAACTATCCATTCAGCGGCGCGCATCTCTTCGTCTTCGTCGGTCAGGGCGTCGCGGGCACCTGGATGGATGATCCGATCGAGGACGATGCCCTCCAGCCGGTCGAGCTCGGCCACATGGTGTTCGAAGCCGACGGACCAATTTGCCGCTGTGGTCATCATGGTTGCGTCGAGGCCTATACGTCGCTTCCGGCCCTGGCCGAGCTTCTTGGCGTCGCGGAAGCGGAGTTGCTTGAACTCGGCAGCGAATGGGTGACCGCGATGCCGCTCTCGTCGCGCGTGCGGCAGGAATTGCGCCGGCGGCTGTTCCGGCTTGGCCTTGCGATCGGCAACACGCTGAACGTGAAGCCCTGCAAGGGCGTCGCGATCAGCGGCTGGCCGTCGCTTCTCGCCGAGGACGATCGCAACGCGCTCGTCGAGGGGATCGACGCCTGTCTGTTGGGCGGCCGCAAGCACGCGCAAGTGTCGCTCGCTTTCGTGCCGCCGTCGAATGGCAACGATCCGCGGGCGGCGCTGGCCTTCGCGGCTTTCTGCCTCGCTTGCCGCGGCGGCATGCCGGCCGCATCGAGCGAGGCCGCCTGA
- a CDS encoding ABC transporter substrate-binding protein, which translates to MPITTTRRQLLAGSAAALALPAFARAQSAVKPRLTAISQWSAGSDGAAITALGKKFEEKGGVWQHSPVPGFTTEMMNKLRAQIMAGDPPACSQLKGPEIAAWSKIAPTVDLDAVVAAAGYEKVVAPDLAKLHKPGGKWIALPLQIYSTNMLFLSKRAMDKAKADKIPVTWAEFNDLAEKMKAGGVPYPIANGGTRADDGQKFEAALAGISPTAYRAAIMNLDKKALEGPEIKAAFVQVRKIADWMDPNVGAQHFSTNLKRFVDGDMGVMIMGGWAQGVLRNAGFKFEDFIIAPGPSDNSKPVFLLNADAFIFWQRKEPDLQAGQTLMAQLVMDPAIQTMYSQITGSIPVRTDVDLSGEGWSDGQRRTAAALKDAIASNQAVLSLAHNMAQENGMTAAIIDVITEYVKNKTIKPEQAAIRLADAVESSR; encoded by the coding sequence ATGCCGATCACGACAACAAGGCGCCAACTGCTCGCCGGATCTGCGGCCGCGCTCGCGCTGCCGGCATTTGCCCGCGCGCAAAGCGCGGTGAAGCCGCGTCTGACTGCGATCTCGCAATGGTCCGCAGGCAGCGACGGGGCGGCCATCACGGCGCTCGGCAAGAAATTCGAAGAGAAAGGCGGGGTTTGGCAGCACTCGCCCGTCCCCGGCTTCACCACCGAGATGATGAACAAGTTGCGTGCCCAGATCATGGCCGGCGATCCACCGGCCTGCTCGCAGCTCAAAGGTCCCGAGATCGCGGCCTGGTCCAAGATTGCCCCAACCGTCGATCTCGACGCCGTCGTCGCTGCCGCCGGATACGAAAAGGTTGTCGCTCCAGACCTTGCAAAATTGCACAAGCCGGGGGGAAAGTGGATTGCACTGCCGTTGCAGATCTACAGCACCAACATGCTGTTTCTCTCCAAACGCGCGATGGACAAGGCCAAGGCCGACAAGATCCCCGTCACATGGGCTGAGTTCAACGACCTCGCCGAGAAGATGAAAGCAGGCGGAGTCCCCTATCCCATCGCCAACGGTGGCACCCGCGCGGACGACGGCCAAAAATTCGAGGCCGCTTTGGCAGGCATCAGTCCCACCGCATACCGCGCAGCCATCATGAACCTCGACAAGAAGGCCCTGGAAGGCCCCGAGATAAAGGCGGCCTTCGTCCAAGTGCGCAAGATTGCCGACTGGATGGACCCCAACGTCGGCGCCCAGCATTTTTCGACCAACCTGAAGCGCTTCGTCGACGGCGACATGGGCGTGATGATCATGGGCGGGTGGGCGCAGGGCGTCTTGCGCAACGCCGGCTTCAAGTTCGAGGACTTCATCATCGCTCCGGGCCCGAGCGACAATAGCAAGCCCGTCTTCCTGTTGAATGCCGATGCCTTCATATTCTGGCAGCGCAAGGAGCCCGACCTGCAAGCCGGTCAGACGCTGATGGCCCAGCTCGTCATGGATCCGGCGATCCAGACCATGTATTCGCAGATCACGGGATCGATCCCGGTGCGTACCGACGTCGATCTCTCCGGCGAAGGCTGGTCGGACGGTCAACGGCGGACCGCAGCAGCCCTGAAAGACGCGATCGCCAGCAATCAGGCCGTCCTCAGCCTTGCGCACAACATGGCGCAGGAAAACGGCATGACCGCAGCGATCATCGACGTGATCACGGAGTACGTGAAGAACAAGACGATCAAGCCGGAGCAAGCGGCCATACGCCTCGCCGACGCCGTCGAGAGCTCACGTTGA
- a CDS encoding carbohydrate ABC transporter permease, with protein MTIAVSTTPSRRAAADWVRRLPEYLTIWVPLLLSAAHLIAFTLWTIWMSFTPSTLVPVAGWVGLRNYSAVAASRNWQIALDNLLLFGSAFVLLSLATGLILAILLDQRIRGENLLRSIFLYPLAVSFVVTGTVWSWLLNPGLGIQKLVRDLGWTSFRFDWLIDRDMAIWTIVIAAIWQSSGFAMALFLAGLRSVDADLIKAAQIDGAGPIRMYRRVILPTLWPITITVIVIQLQFAISTFDLVRALTNGGPGIATQLPALVVYDLMFQRSLLGRGAAAAVLMLLILLAVLLPYAAWRYVQRRRAIHA; from the coding sequence TTGACGATCGCCGTCTCGACAACACCGAGCCGGCGGGCGGCCGCTGACTGGGTACGCCGGCTGCCCGAATATTTGACGATCTGGGTGCCGCTGCTGCTGTCCGCCGCGCATCTCATTGCGTTTACGCTGTGGACGATCTGGATGTCGTTCACGCCGTCCACTCTGGTCCCGGTCGCGGGCTGGGTCGGCTTGCGCAACTATTCTGCGGTTGCAGCATCGCGGAACTGGCAGATTGCCCTGGACAATCTGCTGCTGTTTGGCAGCGCCTTCGTGTTGCTGAGTTTGGCGACCGGCCTCATCCTTGCGATCCTGCTCGATCAGCGCATTCGCGGCGAGAATCTGCTGCGGTCTATCTTCCTCTATCCTCTGGCGGTGTCGTTCGTGGTCACCGGCACGGTCTGGAGTTGGCTGCTCAATCCTGGCCTCGGGATCCAGAAGCTGGTCCGCGACCTCGGCTGGACCTCGTTCCGGTTCGACTGGCTGATCGATCGCGACATGGCCATTTGGACCATTGTCATCGCTGCGATCTGGCAATCCTCCGGTTTCGCCATGGCGCTGTTCCTCGCCGGCCTCCGCTCCGTCGACGCCGACCTGATCAAAGCCGCGCAGATCGACGGCGCCGGACCGATCCGAATGTACCGGAGGGTCATCTTGCCGACCCTTTGGCCGATCACCATCACCGTCATCGTCATCCAGCTGCAGTTTGCGATTTCGACCTTCGACCTCGTCCGCGCACTCACCAATGGTGGACCCGGGATCGCCACCCAGCTGCCGGCCCTCGTCGTCTACGATTTGATGTTCCAGCGCAGCCTGCTCGGGCGGGGAGCGGCAGCGGCAGTGCTCATGTTGCTCATTCTTCTCGCGGTTTTGCTGCCCTATGCAGCGTGGCGTTATGTCCAGCGGCGGCGGGCGATCCATGCGTGA
- a CDS encoding carbohydrate ABC transporter permease has product MRERTLAPGRILIYLVVSLIAAAWLAPLAVVVLNSLRTNEEIAQASMIGWPKQWAWSNYAAAWSGFCVAETCAGIRPYMLNSALVTIPATIFSTLLGAVAGYAVSLWRFRGDSWIYGIVTLGLFLPQQMRLLPWTIVLRDTGLMNTLTGLVVIHTIQGLSFTVLFCRNYYTAIPQDLIRAARIDGAGFFRIFWRIILPLSPPILVVTVIWQFTHIWNEFLYGVTFTTGQQQPVTAALIALSAAVADIPQHGVQSAAVMIAALPTLLIYLIGGKYFVRGLTAGAVK; this is encoded by the coding sequence ATGCGTGAGCGAACCCTCGCGCCAGGCCGGATTTTGATCTATCTCGTGGTGTCGCTGATCGCTGCAGCCTGGCTCGCGCCATTGGCCGTCGTCGTGCTGAACTCGCTGCGCACCAACGAGGAGATCGCGCAGGCCTCGATGATCGGCTGGCCGAAGCAATGGGCATGGAGCAACTACGCCGCGGCCTGGAGCGGTTTCTGCGTCGCCGAGACCTGCGCCGGCATCCGGCCGTACATGCTGAACTCCGCGCTGGTCACGATCCCCGCGACGATTTTCTCGACCCTGCTCGGTGCTGTCGCCGGCTACGCCGTGTCGCTCTGGCGTTTTCGCGGCGATAGCTGGATCTACGGCATCGTGACCCTTGGCCTCTTCCTTCCGCAGCAGATGCGCTTGCTTCCCTGGACCATCGTGTTGCGCGATACGGGCCTGATGAATACGCTGACTGGCCTGGTCGTGATCCACACGATCCAGGGGCTCTCCTTTACCGTCTTGTTCTGCCGAAACTACTACACTGCGATCCCGCAGGATTTGATAAGAGCTGCGCGCATCGATGGCGCCGGGTTCTTTCGTATTTTCTGGCGCATCATCCTGCCGCTCTCGCCGCCCATTCTGGTCGTCACCGTGATCTGGCAGTTCACGCATATCTGGAACGAGTTTCTCTACGGCGTGACATTCACGACCGGTCAGCAGCAGCCGGTCACCGCCGCGCTGATCGCGCTATCCGCTGCGGTCGCCGACATCCCGCAGCATGGCGTGCAAAGCGCGGCGGTGATGATCGCCGCCCTGCCGACCCTGCTGATCTATCTGATCGGCGGCAAGTATTTCGTACGCGGCCTCACCGCCGGAGCCGTGAAATGA
- a CDS encoding ABC transporter ATP-binding protein — protein sequence MAALSIRSLSKRYANLEVLKGIDLDIESGEFTVLVGPSGCGKSTLLNIIAGLDLPSAGTVEIGGRIVNDIPPKDRDIAMVFQSYALYPSMTVRQNITFGMECRHVPKTEQEKALANVARLLQIEPLLGRKPSQLSGGQRQRVAMGRALVRDPLLFLFDEPLSNLDAKLRVEMRMEIKRLHQRIGATIVYVTHDQIEAMTMATRIAVMHRGVVQQFADPDTVYRYPANLFVARFMGSPPMNTMPARLEADAGGPVVVIGAGRPDEVRLRLGQYDAAAPFVGRDVVVGIRPECIAEGSRLFSADPPVVINAPVEMVEPTGAETIVLLRLGGEPALARITPDIRPTPGAAAPFALDTRRICLFDPETERLIA from the coding sequence ATGGCAGCCCTAAGCATTCGCTCCCTGTCCAAGCGCTACGCCAATCTGGAGGTGCTGAAGGGCATCGATCTCGACATCGAGAGCGGTGAATTCACCGTGCTCGTCGGCCCATCGGGCTGCGGCAAGTCCACGCTGCTCAACATCATCGCCGGGCTCGACCTCCCGAGCGCAGGCACCGTGGAAATCGGCGGACGTATCGTCAACGACATTCCGCCAAAGGACCGCGACATCGCCATGGTGTTCCAGTCCTACGCGCTCTATCCGTCGATGACGGTGCGACAGAACATCACCTTCGGCATGGAATGCCGCCACGTACCGAAGACGGAGCAGGAAAAGGCGCTGGCGAATGTGGCCAGGCTGCTCCAGATCGAGCCGCTGCTCGGCCGCAAGCCGTCGCAGCTCTCCGGCGGCCAGCGCCAGCGTGTGGCGATGGGCCGGGCGCTGGTGCGCGATCCCCTGCTCTTCCTGTTCGACGAGCCGCTCTCCAATCTCGATGCCAAGCTGCGCGTCGAGATGCGGATGGAGATCAAGCGGCTGCACCAGCGCATCGGCGCCACCATCGTCTATGTCACCCACGACCAGATCGAGGCGATGACGATGGCGACGCGTATCGCCGTGATGCATCGGGGCGTGGTGCAGCAGTTTGCCGACCCTGACACCGTGTATCGCTATCCCGCCAATCTGTTCGTGGCCCGTTTCATGGGTTCGCCGCCGATGAACACGATGCCGGCACGGCTCGAGGCCGATGCCGGCGGCCCGGTGGTCGTGATCGGCGCGGGACGGCCGGACGAGGTCCGCCTCCGCCTTGGTCAATACGACGCCGCCGCCCCCTTCGTCGGCCGTGACGTGGTGGTCGGGATCAGGCCGGAATGCATCGCCGAGGGCAGCCGCCTATTTTCGGCCGATCCGCCCGTCGTCATCAACGCGCCGGTGGAGATGGTCGAGCCGACGGGAGCAGAAACAATCGTGCTGCTGCGGCTTGGCGGCGAGCCTGCGCTGGCGCGCATCACGCCGGATATCCGCCCCACACCGGGCGCCGCCGCCCCGTTCGCGCTCGACACGCGCCGCATCTGCCTGTTCGACCCCGAGACGGAGCGACTGATCGCATGA